Proteins encoded together in one Quercus lobata isolate SW786 chromosome 3, ValleyOak3.0 Primary Assembly, whole genome shotgun sequence window:
- the LOC115980178 gene encoding uncharacterized protein LOC115980178, with the protein MRATSSGAVPPPPSSTGVDTAETLGTTAADADVPSLTTSNDSDIQSIYIVEVINELQDELNIYWSYLGLSLEMFQSLKWIFVIGNSQLSNFLRHIAKVRQLWQRWNLRSFILFSIVVQIFLLFTAPLRKETANKAFIIIIWAAYLIADWAAGFAVGLIFDSEEKYTASGAINNTVSFLVTKNHGIFSTVSSRTKDDTGLLLMWTLFYCYWLVAKTK; encoded by the exons ATGAGAGCTACGTCATCTGGtgctgttccccctcctccctcttctacaggtgttgATACTGCTGAGACATTGGGTACtactgctgctgatgctgatgttccttcACTGACTACTTCAAATGATTCAGACATTCAAT CTATATATATTGTAGAAGTTATAAATGAGCTCCAAGATGAGCTCAACATATACTGGAGCTACTTGGGATTATCTTTGGAGATGTTTCAAAGCTTGAAATGGATTTTTGTTATT GGAAACAGCCAATTATCGAATTTTTTAAGGCATATCGCTAAAGTGAGGCAATTATGGCAGAGATGGAATCTCAGGAGCTTTATTCTCTTTAGCATTGTGGTTCagatatttttgctttttactGCACCCCTGAGAAAGGAAACGGCAAACAAAGCTTTCATCATTATCATCTGGGCAGCTTACCTGATTGCAGACTGGGCTGCTGGCTTTGCAGTTGGACTAATCTTTGACAGTGAAGAGAAATATACTGCCTCTGGTGCCATCAATAATACTGTTAGTTTTCTTGTGACGAAGAACCATGGTATCTTTAGTACTGTCAGTTCCAGGACCAAGGATGATACTGGTCTTCTGCTGATGTGGACACTTTTCTATTGTTACTGGTTGGTGGCCAAGACAAAATAA